One Benincasa hispida cultivar B227 chromosome 5, ASM972705v1, whole genome shotgun sequence genomic window carries:
- the LOC120078213 gene encoding ataxin-2 homolog, translating to MASGSAGRPNSSPKSFDFGSDDILCSFEDYGKQDPSNGSHTDPVSITNSTKDFHKSRMSTVFPAAAYGQAQADDSISQNVISTVENSMKKHSDNLLRFLEGISSRLSQLELYCYNLDKSVGEMRSDLARDHEEADSKLKSLEKHVQEVHRSVQIIRDKQELAETQKDLAKLQVSQKEPSSSSHSQSNEERASSVASDPKKNENPSEIHNQQLALALPHQIVPQQNSITAPSAALPQNMPQQQQSYYISSSQLPGQPPHLQHAQGQYISPDSNRASQPQDVSQMSNPQLSQTPPQPFNQYQQWAQPPSQQPQPPQQPSMQPQIRPPPPSVYPSTYPPNQPTSMPETLSSSMPMPMSFPSIPQPGSSRMDAGPYGYAAASGGSAPQQPPQVKNAYGPATGEGYMPPGQQSGGAYMMYDRESGRPPHHPPQQPHHPSQQPHFNQSGYPPANVSHQVPPQAPTGPHVSARNPSHSHLIEKLVGMGFRGDHVASIIQRMEDSGQPVDFNAVLDRLSTPTGPGPQRAW from the exons ATGGCGTCTGGTTCAGCAGGTCGCCCTAACTCCTCCCCCAAATCGTTTGATTTCGGTTCTGATGATATCCTTTGCTCATTTGAAGACTACGGCAAACAGGACCCCTCGAACGGTAGCCACACCGATCCCGTTTCCATTACCAATTCTACCAAG GATTTTCACAAGAGTAGAATGTCTACTGTATTCCCTGCTGCTGCCTATGGTCAAGCTCAAGCAGATGATTCCATTAGTCAAAATGTGATTTCCACTGTTGAGAACAGCATGAAAAAACATTCTGATAACCTTTTGCGTTTTCTTGAGGGGATAAGTTCACGTCTATCACAACTTGAACTATATTGCTACAACCTTGATAAATCTGTTGGAGAAATGCGGTCTGATTTAGCCCGTGACCATGAAGAGGCAGATTCAAAGCTTAAATCTCTTGAGAAGCATGTACAAGAG GTCCACAGGTCTGTACAGATTATAAGAGACAAGCAAGAACTTGCTGAGACTCAAAAAGACTTGGCTAAACTTCAGGTCTCACAGAAAGAGCCATCTTCGTCAAGCCATTCACAGTCAAATGAGGAGAGGGCTTCGTCAGTTGCCTCTGATcctaaaaagaatgaaaatccaTCTGAGATTCACAACCAGCAATTAGCTTTGGCCTTGCCACATCAGATCGTCCCACAGCAAAATTCTATAACAGCCCCTTCAGCAGCTTTGCCTCAGAATATGCCTCAACAACAGCAATCTTACTACATATCTTCATCCCAGTTGCCTGGTCAACCACCTCATCTCCAGCATGCTCAGGGCCAATATATCTCGCCTGATTCTAACCGGGCATCACAACCTCAAGATGTTTCACAGATGTCCAATCCCCAGCTAAGTCAAACTCCACCACAACCATTCAATCAGTATCAACAATGGGCGCAACCACCATCTCAGCAGCCACAACCTCCTCAACAGCCTTCTATGCAACCTCAGATCAGACCACCACCCCCTTCAGTCTACCCTTCTACTTATCCACCAAATCAACCAACTTCTATGCCCGAGACGCTGTCAAGCAGCATGCCCATGCCAATGTCTTTTCCATCTATTCCACAACCCGGTTCAAGCCGCATGGATGCAGGGCCTTATGGGTATGCTGCTGCTAGTGGTGGTTCTGCTCCACAGCAACCTCCTCAAGTGAAAAATGCTTATGGTCCAGCAACAGGTGAGGGATATATGCCTCCTGGACAACAATCTGGAGGTGCATATATGATGTATGATAGGGAAAGTGGAAGGCCGCCACACCATCCGCCTCAACAACCACACCATCCGTCTCAACAACCGCACTTCAATCAAAGCGGATATCCTCCGGCCAATGTATCTCATCAGGTTCCTCCTCAGGCTCCAACAGGCCCCCATGTTTCAGCCAGGAATCCAAGTCACTCACATCTAATTGAAAAACTGGTTGGCATGGGTTTCAGGGGTGATCATGTTGCAAGTATAATCCAGAGAATGGAGGACAGTGGGCAACCTGTTGACTTCAACGCAGTTCTAGACAGATTGAGTACTCCTACAGGTCCAGGTCCACAAAGAGCGTGGTGA
- the LOC120078404 gene encoding CASP-like protein 1C1 → MGKTKRICLLLLRLLALGSTVSAAIVMATSHEEARFFALSFEAKYTHTPSFKYFVIANAVASVYGFLVLFLPAESLLWRLVLCFDVMMTMLLTSSIAAALAVAQIGKNGNSYAGWLPICDQVANYCSQVTGALAMGLLGLFVYLLLLLYSLHSLLDPLLLKKP, encoded by the exons ATGGGCAAAACCAAGAGAATTTGCTTGCTTCTTTTGAGGCTTCTTGCTTTGGGTTCGACTGTTTCTGCTGCCATTGTTATGGCTACAAGTCATGAAGAAGCCAGGTTTTTTGCTCTGTCTTTTGAGGCCAAATACACTCATACACCGTCCTTCAA gTATTTTGTGATTGCAAATGCTGTTGCGAGTGTTTATGGGTTTCTTGTGCTTTTTCTTCCTGCGGAGAGCTTGCTTTGGCGTTTGGTGCTCTGTTTCGATGTG ATGATGACGATGTTGCTGACGTCGAGTATAGCGGCGGCGTTGGCGGTGGCGCAAATAGGAAAAAATGGGAACTCATACGCCGGATGGCTTCCAATATGCGACCAAGTGGCTAATTATTGTAGCCAAGTCACCGGAGCTTTGGCTATGGGGCTCCTTGGACTCTTTGTTTATTTGTTGCTTCTTCTCTATTCTCTTCACTCTCTCTTGGACCCTCTTCTTTTGAAAAAGCCTTGA
- the LOC120077964 gene encoding ataxin-2 homolog has protein sequence MASGSTGRPNSGSKGFDFGTDDVLCSYEDYGNQESSNGSHSDLSIANSSKDFHKSRMSTVYPAAAYGQPDDSIKQDVISTVENSMKKYSDNILRFLEGISSRLSQLELNCYNLDKSVGEMRSDVLRDHEEEDLKLKSLEKHLQEVHRSVQIIRDKQELAETQKDLAKLHLLQKESSSSSHSHSNDERASPVASDPKKNENPSENHNNQQLALALPHQIVPHQNPITPPPPAALPQNVPQQQSYYIPSNQLPSQPTHIQHAQGQYQQLPDVSRLPSQMTNAQLSQTLPPQQFNQYQQQWTQQQQPPQQVQPPQQQPSIQQPQIRPPPTSVYSSYSMNQPTSMPETMSNSMPMQLSFSPIPQPGSSRIDTVPYGYVGSGVTVSQQPPQVKNAFGPQAGEGYLPSGPQSALSSGGSYMMYDRESGRPPHHPPQPQQLPHHPPQPQQPHFNQSGYPSANAPLQIPQHSSSPHVIARNPNHPHFMRNQNQNHPYGEIVEKLVGMGFRSDHVASVIHRMEESGQPVDFNAVLDGLSNSGVPQRVW, from the exons ATGGCGTCTGGTTCAACTGGTCGGCCTAATTCGGGCTCTAAAGGGTTTGATTTCGGTACCGATGATGTTCTTTGTTCTTATGAGGACTATGGTAACCAGGAATCTTCTAACGGCAGCCATAGCGATCTCTCTATTGCGAATTCTAGCAAG GATTTTCATAAAAGCAGAATGTCTACAGTGTATCCTGCTGCTGCCTATGGTCAACCAGATGATTCCATAAAACAAGATGTAATTTCTACTGTTGAGAACAGCATGAAAAAGTATTCTGATAATATTTTGCGTTTTCTAGAGGGAATAAGCTCACGCCTATCACAACTTGAACTGAATTGCTACAACCTTGATAAATCTGTTGGAGAAATGCGATCTGACGTACTTCGTGACCATGAAGAGGAAGATTTGAAGCTTAAATCTCTGGAGAAGCATCTACAAGAG GTCCACAGGTCAGTGCAGATTATAAGAGACAAGCAAGAGCTCGCTGAGACTCAGAAAGACCTAGCCAAACTTCATCTTTTGCAGAAAGAGTCATCTTCATCCAGCCATTCACATTCAAATGATGAGAGAGCTTCACCAGTTGCTTCTGATCCTAAGAAGAACGAAAATCCGTCTGAGAATCACAATAATCAGCAATTAGCTCTCGCCTTACCGCACCAGATTGTCCCACACCAAAATCCTATTACACCACCCCCTCCAGCAGCTTTGCCACAGAATGTACCTCAACAGCAATCTTATTACATCCCTTCAAACCAATTGCCAAGTCAACCAACCCATATCCAGCATGCCCAGGGCCAATATCAACAACTTCCAGATGTTTCTCGGTTGCCATCACAGATGACCAATGCCCAGCTAAGTCAAACTCTACCACCACAACAATTCAATCAGTATCAACAACAATGGACGCAGCAGCAGCAGCCACCTCAACAGGTACAACCTCCACAACAACAGCCTTCTATTCAACAACCTCAGATCAGGCCACCGCCTACTTCAGTCTACTCTTCTTATTCGATGAATCAACCGACTTCTATGCCAGAGACTATGTCAAACAGCATGCCTATGCAATTGTCATTTTCACCTATTCCTCAGCCAGGCTCGAGCCGCATAGACACCGTGCCATATGGATATGTTGGAAGTGGTGTTACCGTGTCCCAGCAACCTCCTCAAGTAAAAAATGCATTTGGACCACAAGCCGGAGAAGGTTATTTACCTTCTGGACCGCAATCTGCGCTTTCCTCGGGAGGTTCATATATGATGTACGATAGGGAAAGTGGAAGGCCACCACACCATCCTCCTCAACCTCAACAACTGCCACACCATCCTCCTCAACCCCAACAACCACACTTCAACCAAAGTGGATACCCTTCAGCCAATGCACCTCTTCAGATTCCTCAGCATTCATCAAGTCCCCACGTTATCGCCAGGAATCCGAACCATCCGCATTTTATGCGcaaccaaaaccaaaaccacCCTTATGGCGAAATAGTTGAGAAACTGGTCGGCATGGGTTTTAGGAGTGACCACGTTGCTAGTGTAATTCATAGGATGGAGGAGAGTGGCCAACCTGTCGACTTCAATGCTGTTCTAGACGGGTTGAGTAATTCCGGAGTTCCTCAGCGGGTATGGTGA